In a genomic window of Telopea speciosissima isolate NSW1024214 ecotype Mountain lineage chromosome 5, Tspe_v1, whole genome shotgun sequence:
- the LOC122662997 gene encoding uncharacterized protein LOC122662997: MVKNVQNCSWVWRKILKYRDKVEPHVRTLIGDGRSTSIWLDKWHPLGILINRFGNKICYDARAYHIGSRTALVEEIIRDGEWLPGPSTSFDLIDTWRELPSVERLLPGDKDLIAWIGNSLGIFTAKSAWDLVRVQAAKLEWSEGIWFEGNIPR; encoded by the coding sequence ATGGTGAAGAATGTCCAAAATTGCTCCTGGGTTTGGAGAAAGATTTTGAAGTATAGAGATAAGGTTGAGCCTCATGTTCGTACTCTTATTGGTGATGGGAGATCTACTAGCATTTGGCTGGACAAATGGCATCCCTTGGGTATTTTGATCAATCGGTTTGGCAACAAGATCTGCTATGATGCTAGAGCTTATCATATTGGTTCCCGAACTGCATTGGTTGAAGAGATCATTAGGGATGGAGAGTGGCTCCCTGGACCATCTACCTCTTTTGACCTTATTGATACTTGGAGGGAGCTTCCAAGTGTAGAGAGACTACTGCCTGGAGACAAGGATCTTATTGCTTGGATTGGGAATTCTTTGGGTATCTTCACCGCCAAATCTGCTTGGGATCTAGTTCGTGTTCAGGCTGCAAAATTGGAGTGGAGCGAGGGTATTTGGTTTGAGGGTAACATTCCACGATAG
- the LOC122662998 gene encoding uncharacterized protein LOC122662998, whose protein sequence is MATQEKTQSRSQESWPVEVSHHMLELCVTQHKTGKSGDNGLRKEVWLDISKRLNEKYGMTYDWEQCRNHFKIWKARFKALSDMQKNSGMGWNAQENRFDAGQHVWNEFKKKEQRYWKDHNVLPIHVEVAIWLGNEIAIGAAASHPADGAHDEDIDLSANERAFDNINLESEDMDLEGEGTTLNQSTNRSKKRASTSSKNQAQSKKKKAGVDKVASPLKMIAKAMSAILTKETDFATKLHEAIGAIPGIDFHKKMVIKEYLMEKKDKGYSILDYSF, encoded by the exons ATGGCCACACAAGAGAAAACCCAGTCTAGATCACAAGAAAGTTGGCCAGTTGAAGTATCTCATCATATGTTGGAATTATGTGTCACACAACATAAAACTGGAAAGAGTGGCGACAATGGGTTAAGGAAGGAGGTATGGCTTGACATATCTAAAAGGTTGAATGAGAAGTATGGGATGACATACGACTGGGAACAATGTCGAAACCAtttcaagatttggaaggcAAGATTCAAAGCGCTTAGTGATATGCAGAAAAATAGTGGCATGGGTTGGAATGCTCAAGAAAATAGGTTTGATGCAGGCCAACATGTTTGGAATGAATTCAAG AAGAAGGAGCAACGATATTGGAAAGATCATAACGTTCTACCAATTCATGTTGAAGTTGCTATTTGGCTAGGCAATGAAATAGCCATAGGGGCAGCAGCCTCACACCCTGCTGATGGAGCCCATGATGAAGACATTGATTTGTCTGCCAATGAAAGGGCATTTGATAATATCAACCTTGAGAGTGAAGACATGGATCTTGAAGGAGAAGGTACTACTCTCAATCAGAGTACAAACCGTTCAAAGAAAAGGGCTTCTACATCTAGCAAAAATCAAGCccaatcaaagaaaaagaaagcaggtGTTGATAAGGTTGCCAGTCCATTAAAAATGATAGCCAAGGCAATGTCTGCCATATTAACCAAGGAGACTGATTTTGCAACTAAGTTACATGAAGCAATTGGTGCCATTCCAGGGATTGACTTTCACAAGAAAATGGTTATCAAAGAGtatttgatggagaagaaggataaAGGCTACTCTATTCTTGACTACTCCTTCTGA
- the LOC122662999 gene encoding putative nuclease HARBI1, which produces MFLFTIAHNVKNRVMKLHFGHSGETVSRYLNKVLHAILKLYPVLLTPPSTTTHEKILNNPRSYYPYFKDCIGAIDGSQVPAWVPVVDHCKFHDRKGLISQNILAACNHGRRFIYILSGWEGSASDSRILEDASHRQGDSKLVVPTGKFYLVDAGFANRTGFLRPYRNVRYHLKEWKNSNLSPTNKQELFNLRHSKLRSVIERAFSNLKLRFKILKAQLEYPFRTQVKIVQACVLLHNHILTQHSIEEEDEWLDADERAAGPSSSVQPNQQIDDDDDDDDDEVEDDYSGEVLNVDQLREEIADNMWADWMTGDMDDEETSTSADG; this is translated from the coding sequence AtgtttttatttacaattgcCCACAATGTTAAGAATCGAGTTATGAAGCTGCATTTTGGACACTCTGGTGAGACAGTAAGTCGGTATTTAAACAAAGTATTACATGCAATTCTTAAACTATACCCAGTGTTACTGACCCCTCCAAGTACCACAACCCATGAAAAAATATTGAATAATCCAAGAAGCTACTACCCCTACTTCAAGGATTGCATTGGAGCCATAGATGGGTCACAAGTACCAGCTTGGGTTCCAGTTGTTGATCATTGCAAGTTTCATGATAGGAAAGGACTTATATCTCAAAATATTTTAGCTGCATGCAATCATGGTAGAAGATTTATATACATACTATCTGGTTGGGAAGGATCTGCATCAGATTCTAGAATATTAGAGGATGCCAGTCATAGACAGGGTGACAGCAAGTTAGTGGTACCTACAGGTAAATTTTATCTAGTTGATGCTGGGTTTGCCAACAGAACTGGATTCTTGAGACCGTACCGTAATGTTAGGTACCATTTAAAGGAGTGGAAGAATTCAAACTTGTCACCAACAAATAAACAGGAATTGTTTAATCTGCGTCATTCTAAGCTACGAAGCGTTATTGAACGGGCATTCTCTAATTTGAAGTTAAGGTTCAAGATATTGAAGGCTCAACTGGAATACCCATTTAGGACTCAAGTAAAAATTGTTCAAGCATGTGTTCTACTTCATAACCATATCCTTACACAGCACagtattgaagaagaagatgagtggTTAGATGCAGATGAGAGAGCTGCAGGGCCTAGTTCTAGTGTTCAACCAAACCAAcaaattgatgatgatgatgatgatgatgatgatgaagttgaGGATGATTACAGTGGTGAAGTCCTTAATGTTGATCAACTCAGAGAAGAAATAGCTGACAACATGTGGGCTGACTGGATGACAGGCGATATGGATGATGAAGAAACTTCTACTTCTGCTGATGGTTAA